The DNA sequence TAATGGAAAGGAGTTTGCAGCACATCAGGTTATTGCCGAAAAGTTGCAAATAAATTTTTACTTTGCACGGCCATACCACAGCTGGGAGCGCGGCGCTAACGAGAATGCAAACCGCTTGGTAAGGCAGTATTTCCCGAAGAAAACGGACTTTAAAACGATAACACAAGAGCAGGTTCAGTGGGTCGAAGATATTCTTAACAGTCGGCCTAGAAAAAGGCTAGGGTTTATCTCTCCCCTCTTAACATATAATCAGTTAACCCAAGTTGCATTTGTGAGTTGAATCTTGCTTACTAGACAACCCAATGGCTAAATTATCTATTACAAAATATCCAAAAGATGGTGAAAAAGAAA is a window from the Williamwhitmania taraxaci genome containing:
- a CDS encoding IS30 family transposase — translated: NGKEFAAHQVIAEKLQINFYFARPYHSWERGANENANRLVRQYFPKKTDFKTITQEQVQWVEDILNSRPRKRLGFISPLLTYNQLTQVAFVS